Sequence from the Sediminitomix flava genome:
ATACAGAAGATCCACTTTATAATCTATTTCAGATACAATCTTCGTCTGCTTTTTATGGAGTGATATTTACAGTGATTATCCTTTTTATGTCTTTACCAGCTTTCAACCTGATCAATATCAATATCACAAGAATGTTAGAACGTTCGGGTGAAATTGGGGTAAGAAAAGCATTTGGGGCTTCCATTTCAGACTTGGTAGTTCAGCTTATGGTTGAGAATACCGTAATCACGTTAATCGGAGGAATAATAGGTTTCGTTTTAGCTACGATTGGTGTGGTAGTCATCAATTACTATCAACTGCTAAATGCGGATGAGTTTTTAGAAATGAATCCGATGCTATTTGTATTTGGACTTTCTATTACACTTCTTTTTAGCCTTTTTTCTGGAGCTTACCCAGCCTTCAAAATGTCTAGTTTCGAAATTATTTCTTCTCTTAAATCTGCAAAACAATGATCAAACATAGCTTTTTACTTTTGTGGGCTCGAAAGCAAAAGAATTTCATGATGATTCTTCAGCTCGCTTTCTCGTTTTTCTTACTCTTTGGTGTTTTTACGGTTCTTTTTGATTTCTATGATAACTATAAAAGACCAAGAGGTTTTGATGTTGAAAATATAATGGCTCTTTACGTTGATGATACTCGCCTTCGAGTTAGCAGTGAAGATTTTGACAAAGATAAAATGAAGAGTTTCGAAAGCATTGATCAACTTCTTTTATCCTTAGATGAGATTGAAGGATTTGGTGGAGTCGATTCAAGTTTTCCTTTTGCAGGCTCTTGGAATTCAGAATCAATTGATTTGGATAGTGGAATTGGATATCAATATACCCGTCAGGTCATGACCATAGAAGCCATGAGTTTATTGAATCTTAACTTTATTTCGGGTAGAAATTTTAATCCTTCAGATTTTGACAAAGATTCAAAATCAATGATCGTGAATGAATACATGTATGAAGAAATAAAACCTTATCTGAATGAAAAAGAAGAATTACTGTTTTTAGATGGCAGTGTACGCATGAGAATTGTTGGTGTAGTAGAGGGTTTTAAGAAAAAGAATGAATTTGAAGACCCTTTAAGTATCGGATTTTGGCCAAGTAATCCAGAGAATTTTCGTCAGCCCCATATCTTAATTAAGACAAAGAATGATCCAAGAGTCATTGAGGCTCAACTGATCAGAGATTTAGAAAAGGTCAGTCCAGATTTGGCATTTGTTCCTAGGTATTTTGATGATATGAAGGATTCTGCAAACAAGGAAGTTTTAATGCCTTTGATCTTACTTTGTGTGATCAGTCTATTCTTGGTAATTAATATTGCGTTGGGGCTTTACGGTGTGCTTTGGTACAATATCAGTCAAAGAAAAAGTGAAATAGGGCTTCGAAGAGCGGTAGGTGCAGATAAGACGAGCATAACTCTTCAAATATTATCTGAAGTTGGCGCACTGTTTACTGTAGCTGTATTCTTAGGAAGTATATTTGCAATTCAGTTCCCTTTGTTAGGGATCTTTAACTTTACCAATTCCGAATATATTGTGGGGGCTTTATTATCATTTATATTTGTTGGGGTGATAACTATATTCTGTGGTTACTATCCAAGTAAGTTAGCCTCTCGTATTACGCCTGTTGAAGCACTTCATGAATTATAATTTAGAGATATGATTAAGCCTAAGCCGTTTATTTTGATTGTAGATGATGACCCCGCAGTGTGTAAGTCATTAGGTTTTTTCTTTAAACAAAAAGGATTTAATCCTGTCTTAGCCTCCAATCCAAAGGAGGCTTTTGATGCTTTGCCCGAGTTTCAATTTTCTTGTGTGATTTTAGATATGAATTTCAAGATCGAAACCACAGGTGAAGATGGCTTAAAAACACTTTCTAAGATCAAAAAAGATTACCCTAAATTGCCTGTTATCTTATTTACAGGTTGGGGAACAATGGAACTTGCAATTGAGGGGATGAAACGAGGAGCTTCTGATTTTGTGAGTAAACCTTGGGAAAATGACCATCTTTTGAAAACTGTAAATACTGCAATCGAATTGGCGAAAGAGAAGCCGCAAAAGCAAAAGTTTTCTAAAAGCTCAGAACGAAAAAAACTAGACCTTGAATATAACTTCTCTAAAATAATTGGGCAAGACTCAAAGCTATTGGAAGTTCTTGAAACCGTAGGGAGAGTGGCTCAAACAGATGCGCCAATCCTCATCATGGGAGAGAGTGGGACAGGAAAAGAATTGATTGCTGAAGCTATACATTTGAATAGTCCAAGAAAGGCAAATGAATTTGTAAAAGTAAATCTTGGAGGAATTTCACAATCATTATTTGAAAGTGAAATGTTTGGACATAAAAAAGGAGCTTTTACGGGTGCTCATACAGATCGGATCGGAAGATTTGCATTGGCTGATAAAGGCAGTATTTTCTTGGATGAAATGGGCGAGTTGGACTTGTCTTCTCAAGTAAAATTGCTGAGAGTATTACAAGAACGAAAGTTTGAGGTTTTAGGAAG
This genomic interval carries:
- a CDS encoding ABC transporter permease gives rise to the protein MIKHSFLLLWARKQKNFMMILQLAFSFFLLFGVFTVLFDFYDNYKRPRGFDVENIMALYVDDTRLRVSSEDFDKDKMKSFESIDQLLLSLDEIEGFGGVDSSFPFAGSWNSESIDLDSGIGYQYTRQVMTIEAMSLLNLNFISGRNFNPSDFDKDSKSMIVNEYMYEEIKPYLNEKEELLFLDGSVRMRIVGVVEGFKKKNEFEDPLSIGFWPSNPENFRQPHILIKTKNDPRVIEAQLIRDLEKVSPDLAFVPRYFDDMKDSANKEVLMPLILLCVISLFLVINIALGLYGVLWYNISQRKSEIGLRRAVGADKTSITLQILSEVGALFTVAVFLGSIFAIQFPLLGIFNFTNSEYIVGALLSFIFVGVITIFCGYYPSKLASRITPVEALHEL
- a CDS encoding sigma-54-dependent transcriptional regulator, coding for MIKPKPFILIVDDDPAVCKSLGFFFKQKGFNPVLASNPKEAFDALPEFQFSCVILDMNFKIETTGEDGLKTLSKIKKDYPKLPVILFTGWGTMELAIEGMKRGASDFVSKPWENDHLLKTVNTAIELAKEKPQKQKFSKSSERKKLDLEYNFSKIIGQDSKLLEVLETVGRVAQTDAPILIMGESGTGKELIAEAIHLNSPRKANEFVKVNLGGISQSLFESEMFGHKKGAFTGAHTDRIGRFALADKGSIFLDEMGELDLSSQVKLLRVLQERKFEVLGSSKTEKADFRVISATNKVLPELVSEGKFREDLFFRINLITVYLPSLRERKEDVPLLAQHFLDQLSESYGIPSKGISEEAMNWLKNQPLKGNIRELKNWVESTVLMSKNETLEVEDFKTNPTYVNAFKDDELETEFLPEGFNLEQMEELMVKKALEAHDYKIAPAAKALGISRNALYRKIEKYNLSDA